The following are from one region of the Tachysurus fulvidraco isolate hzauxx_2018 chromosome 15, HZAU_PFXX_2.0, whole genome shotgun sequence genome:
- the LOC113639659 gene encoding germ cell-specific gene 1-like protein, producing the protein MKLQQGPRATLAFTLNCLAFALAVSAVTTSYWCSGTRKVVKPLCTGPAKIKQNYCIHFNSSDVNNTHLVQYIYETGEEMYILKKFHTGIWFTCEQSADLLGFTCRTFLEIAPDHERGVLWLCIIGECLYITLLFIGVSLMAMDMSHCGNRMNQLKLNAFAALFTALSGLFGMVAHMMFTTAFQLTVILGPEDWKPKNWDYSWSYLLAWVSFATCMASAVTSLNHYTKTIIQFKFKRKNIVNNLELLGLHMPVGLWDTYLSSGLDPTDQHMSFEVKVTPDYFPLHPKTLQHCTQCEEYS; encoded by the exons ATGAAACTTCAACAAGGTCCGAGAGCAACATTGGCCTTTACCTTAAACTGCTTGGCCTTCGCCTTGGCCGTTTCAGCTGTAACAACCAGCTACTGGTGTTCTGGAACGAGGAAGGTAGTGAAGCCCTTGTGCACAGGTCCTGCAAAAATCAAGCAGAACTACTGCATCCACTTTAATAGCTCTGATGTGAACAACACACATCTGGTGCAGTATATTTACGAGACTggagaagaaatgtatataCTGAAAAAATTCCACACAGGCATTTGGTTCACTTGTGAGCAGTCTGCTGACCTATTGG GATTCACCTGTAGAACATTTTTAGAGATTGCACCTGATCATGAAAGAG GGGTGTTATGGCTGTGCATTATTGGTGAATGCTTGTACATCACTTTGCTGTTTATTGGAGTCTCACTCATGGCAATGGATATGAGTCACTGTGGTAACAGGATGAACCAACTCAAGCTGAATGCTTTTGCAGCCCTGTTCACTGCACTTTCAG GTCTGTTTGGCATGGTAGCACATATGATGTTCACTACAGCCTTTCAGCTTACAGTCATTTTGGGTCCAGAAGATTGGAAACCCAAAAACTGGGACTACAGCTGGTCTTATCT TTTGGCCTGGGTCTCCTTTGCTACCTGCATGGCCTCAGCTGTCACTTCTCTCAACCACTACACCAAAACCATTATCCAATTCAAGTTCAAgcggaagaacattgtaaaCAACTTGGAGCTTTTGGGACTGCACATGCCTGTAGGATTATGGGATACATATCTGAGCTCGGGCCTTGATCCTACAGACCAGCACATGTCCtttgaagtgaaagtgacaccAGACTACTTTCCTCTTCATCCCAAGACACTGCAACACTGCACTCAGTGTGAAGAATACAGCTAA